A region of the Aythya fuligula isolate bAytFul2 chromosome 24, bAytFul2.pri, whole genome shotgun sequence genome:
TGAAGAGGATTCACTGCTTCATGCGGTAAATATTTTTGGACGGAGGGAGAACGTTCACGCTGCCTGGGGGCTATGAAAGGAGCagttggggtctgcagggcttgGAGTGTCATTCCTTTGGATGTCTGAGAAGTACACATTTGAGGCATTGACAAGGCAACTAGCCAGGCACAGCCTAGCCAGACAAGGTGTTAGGGGTGGTGATAGAGGGGGCCCAAGCATCAGGGAAGCAGAAACTGCTGGGGATGTGGCCCTGGGTGGGTGCCCCCTGTGGCCCATCATTGTGAGTGCACGTGACCCACTGAACCCACATCCTTTTCCCTGCTGACTCCTCACCCCTTGCCCGATGGAACAGGTTGTCCTTGTCCCCTCTAGGCTCGTGCCATCCAACACCCCAATGAAGCCCCGTTCCTCTTGCAAATGCTAGGTTATCCCACCAGAACAGGACACAGCCAGAAACCCTGGATGCTGCGTAGCATGGttcctcccttctttctggGAATGTGAAAGGCATCTACTCCTCACACGGGAAACAGGAACATTTCTATGGAGCAGAGGACCCCAAGGTAGAAAGAACAAGCTCAGTGGGGAAGACTGCCCTGACATCAGCCATGGCCAAACAGTGCCTGTGCAGAAGTTAGAAGAGAAGGCAGATGTAGCTGGGGAAGTGAGGACCCCACTGGGAGAGGAGACGAGAGCAGCCCCTGCACATGATGCGGCCCCCAGAGTTCCCAGGATCCCTGACTGTGACAATCCTCAGAGGTtgttgctgctggaggagggagaaacCCCAGGGAGCATTTGGGGCACagtcagaacagaaaatttaacTTTGCTGAATCTCCTCCTGTTCCCCCAACAGGGTCATTTCCTGAGCACTGTTCTcttggggctgggaggtgcttTTCTGACTCTCTCTCCCACAGCAAACAAGAGGGTCGGTCTCAGCATGCACTGTGGGTATCTCGTCTTCACTGCCTTCCTGGAGCTACTGCTGGGTAAGTGCTGGCTTTTAATCAAGACATAAATCTTCTTTTCCCAGGAAGCCCTCGTCAGCCTTACCACATTTATGTGAAAAAGAGATTATGAATCACAGGGAAAATGTTGGTAAATGTTGGCTCCTGTTTCTGGTTCTTGGACTGGTTATCTCACAATGCTGTTATTCTTCGAAATTTGGAATGAGGAGATGAAGAACAGACCTCTCCTGCTTCTCTCGTCCTTTCAGTCCATCctttttctgcatctctcttCTGGTCCGCCTACTGTAACCAGAGAAGATTTCATCAGTCTCTGCAGTCCctcatttctccctttcctaTAGAAACAGCCAGATTGTGTCCAAGTGGATACAGGGACATTAAAGCTCTCCTCCCATGCACATTACCAGGGTGTCCAGTCTGTCTTCTGCCTGATGTgtgaggcaggaggagcaggcacacagcacagctctcctcAGGGTCCGCTCTGGCCAGggagctctgagctctgcccccAAACCACCTTGCTGTGCCTCAGCCCTGGGGACCTTTCAGCCCAGTAAAGGACAGGGGGCCTTACCTCCCACAGGTCTGAATTCACTCCTGTTTGGCTGTCTGGAGATTTCCCCACAGAACTGCTgaacttctctttcttccagaaaCCACGGGGCAGGTGTCCGTCACCCAGCAAGAAGGACAAGTCACCGTGGAGCAGGGAAACATCTTCCAGACCAATTGCACATACCAGAGCTCCACACCTGATGCCTGGCTCTGGTACCAGCAGAAGAAGGGACAAGCCCCTCAGCTGATTACACATCAAGCAGTAGCAGGCACCAAGCAGAGTGATCGTTTCACCACGGAGCTGAACACTGAGAGGAAATCCAGTGTTCTGCGTCTGAAGGAAGTCAAGCTTTCTGACAGCGCCTTgtacttctgtgctgtgagtgACACCCTGGTGCAGGaagctgccctggctgtgcaACAACTCTGGATGTGGAGGGCACTTGTTCTCCAGAAGGATTCTGTCATTTCCAAGACAATTGTGAATCTCCAAATTGTGAATATGCTCCTCCATCTCAGACTTCAGTGTTAGCCAGGAGATAATTCTGGCTCAGAAGCACCTATTGATTATTGCTCTAACCCAAGCAATAGATGTGTTATGCGTAGAAAGTCTCGGTCCCAGCGTGAGAGCTGGGCCGGGGCTAATACCTGATAGGCCAGATTCCAGAGAGGCCTGGATGAAGGCTCCATCCAGTGATGGCCCTGCACCGCCTAAGAGGCTGGCTAGGCCAGGCTGACAAGATTTGGCCAGGCCAGGCACAggcacacaggcagcagagctggggcaaTGCCATGCTAGGCCTGAGCTTGAGCAGAGCCCCCAGTCTTTGGGCTAGGGGCCAAGAGTCCTTGTGAAAGTAAACGCACCCCCACACCACAGGGCCCCGAGGTGTGCTACTGTGGGAAGGTCCTCACCTGGGTGTGGAGAGCAGTGGGGCTACATGGAGCACAAGGGCCACTTCATCTTCATGGCTCTGGGAATGACAGAGGAGCTTGGTGCCTGGGAGAAGATCCCCCAGCGTGTGCCCTGTGGTTGGGCTGGTGCACACCCTGTGACAGTCAGGGCCCATACACAGATCTTGCTGAGTGCACAATCAGGTCCCATTCTCACTGCTATGTCTCAGCAGAGACTGTGGGATACCTGCCCCCACAGAATGTCTTTTCTGGAGCATGGTGCAATTGTGCCACCTATGAGGTCTCTGAGTTCCAGGGCCTGATGAAAGATGATCCATGCTTGGGGCAAAGAAAGCAAGACTGAGCAGCCATGAGTGTTTGGGCATTGGTCCCTGTCCTGGGCCTGCCTTCATGAAAAAGGAATTGAGTTCACAGGGCCTGGGGACTCCAGTGTGTGGCCTGATGGGACTGGTACCAGTACGAACCTGTGGATCCCCTCAGCCCTATGCATCTTGGCAACAGCTGGGCCATGCCAGAGGCTGTGCTGAAGTGTGATGGGGATGCACAGGGAAGCTGTTCTTGCTCTCCATGCCCAGACATGATGCCCATGATTAGGTGGTGGAGGAAATGTGAAAGTCAATGAGAGACAGAGGGCCATCGCCAAGACAATTACCCATTCCCAGTTTCTGCAGTCCTTTGAGACCATCTTTGTCTGAacctccatccccagcacagctccacccAAAGCAAGACGAACACTCTTCCCCAAGAGCTGGGGCCTCCAATGTCAACAGCGCTTGTCTAGGCGGAGATGCCACAAGTCAAGGACTGGTGGCTATTGGCTGTGGTGGAACTAGGGATGTCTTCCTCACCTTCAAGAAACAGTGCCTGAATGATGAATTGCTGCAGTATGCCCCACCCTCCAGTGCCTAGAGGAAtgaggcagtgcccccagcctATTCCCATTAAGGAATGGTTTTCTCCCTTGGCCATCAGTATCCAGATGAAAAGACCACACAGGGACACACTCAGGGTTGCTGCAAATGTTTATCAAGActcaggagggaaaggaggtgaCTCCAAGAGGAGGCCCCGAGATCgtagcacagcaggagcagacaaaaaTCTGTTCAGCTTTACCAATGGCAGACTTGCAACAGGGCATCAATCTACCTGGCCCACATGGGGAGGAGGGCTAGCAGGTCTCTCCAGGCTTGTTTCTGGGGCCCTCACACAAAGCAGAGggcaagaaagcaaagaaagaaaaagagcatgTAGAAAACAGGGTAGGAAGACATTGGTCATGTTGTCATAGACTCAAGACTGGCCCCTTCCTATCTGTCTTTACAGGACAAGACAGAGATGGTCAGGTCCTCTTAGAACAACAACATGAGGTCTCTTCTTCCATCCATTTTAGTCCAGCAGCATGTTCTGGGTTCCTGGGGTCCTGGTCTGGGGCACTGTCTGGCATCTTTAGCAGGGACGGCACCTGCTGCCACAGTAGCGGCTGGTAATGCAGGAGAGGTCACAGCACCCAGAGTTGATGGGGACTCCAtcacagctgaggatgctgccaacGGCAGCAGAGGTGGAGGATCCCACAGCTGTGTTCTgcgggaaggagctgaggatggggccgggcagggtcaccaccacaggagagggctggatgacaatggtggagttctggcactgcctgacgcagggctcgttgcagctgctggccagcgGGGTCGGGCCGCACGGCTGGCATGGCTGGCACTGGtcgtagcaggacatgtctgggggcaggaggtgcacCTGGGACAGAGGGCAGATAGGAAGTTTAACATGGGCATGCGTGAGAAGCAGCCAGTCACCCCACCCTAACAGATCCAAGGCACAGGCAGTACTGTGAGctggaggctgtgcagggatgtGCGAGGCATTCTTGGCTGCATCATGACAGGGCCCAAAAAGAGCCACCACAGCCAGGATACACCCTAGGCTTCAGCATAAGAGCCATCATATCAAAGACCCAATCTTCCTCCATGACAACCCTTCTATAACTTGACTCTCCCACAACCAGCAGTCCCAAGATATGGCAGGGCACACAGCTGATAGCAGCTGAAAGGTCCAAGGAACTGAGTCCTCCTGTGGAAGAATGAGGTTGACAAGAAGGGGCTTCACACTCACCTGGTTCCCAACAAGAAGAAGGCCAGAGAAGTGGATGATTGAGCACGGAGCTGGGCTGGCTTTTATAGTGGGCCTTAGCTGCCCCATGTCCAGAGGCATCCCTTGAAGCAGGGACTATTTTCTGACAAGCTACTCATGCATGAAAAACATCCCACCTAATGATACGGGATGTGTGTTGCCTTCCTGtgatgctgcttttcatttcctgctttatGCCCTTTCCCCAAAGAAGGCAACTTCTGAGTGGCAGGTAGGGAGGCCCAAGTATTTCCAGGCAACACACCTCACTGTGGGCAGAAGACTCAGCTCACGTGCTGGAAGAGTCCGGTAAAAGCAAATGTTGTCAGTCTGGGTGACTCCCTAGGGACTCTCTGGGGCCCTTTTGGCTACAGGTGACCCAGCTCCTGACTGTGACCCTACCCCTGCTGACACTGCCCTCAGGGAATAGCTGCTGGCCTGttttgcctcctcctgctctgaccCAGCGATGTCTGTAAAGGGGGAGAGGTTGTGCAGGGCCCTTTCTGGATCACAAAAGAAAGGCCCAACAGGTCAGTGGCTGTTTTAGTTAGAAGGAATAACAAGATGAATGTACACAGAAAGGAAACCTTTCACGTGCAGGTGATCCTGCCTTCTACCAGCATCGGACAGAGCCGGGTGGATTTTCCCAAGACACACAGTGCGGATCCTGTCCATAGGGAATTCCTTCTTCACTCCCATAACTTGAtgcctttcattttttgctttaaaaaatgaataaaatcataCACCATCTCCTTACATGATGCAAGCTTATTTAATTCATGACACCCACCAGTGATCAGTAGCAGCACTCCGGCACTTTCCTTAGCACTGCTACTCAGGCTAACAAATGGGATTTTCAGGCCTTAAGTTCAAGGCCCAAGAAAGCTGACATTGTCTTGTCAAGAGCCCTGGCTCCAGTGCCTTCTGGAAGGCTCTCAGTCCACCTCCCCTCTCTATCACGTCAAACTATGTACTTGGACCAAATGCTGTCCAGAATCTTTGCTGTACAATGTGTCATGTTCATACACATGTTCCTCCCTTGTGGGCACTTGCCTGTACTGGGGCTATGTGGGACAGACTCAGcattccccacagcagcccctagagtgctgtgctctgctcttggAGCTAGAACAGCATTGCCATCACACCAACGTTGGGGCTATAGTGGAGCAGTGCTGACACAGCATCAAGACTCTCTCCAAGCCCCCCAAAGCCAGCAGGTATGCAGGTGGGCACGAGGttgggaggggacatcaccagggcagctgacctaaaccaaccaaagggatattccgtaCTgcatgatgtcacactcagcagtgAAGAtgtgaaaggggaaggaaaaacaggggTGGGCATACTAAGTCAGTGCTTCCAAACACTTCGACGAACATCACTTGCTGATGGGAAGTGGAGTATAATTTTCTCTCAGTTTGTTTCCAAACACCCTTCGCTCTTTagttttataatttttcttcctttttcatttaattatattatcCCTATCTACACTTGTAAGCCCTTTAGCTTAAATCACATTCTCTGCGCACATCTTGCTTTCAGCAGGGGGTGTGAGAGAGCTGTGTGGTGGATGTTTAGTTGGCAAGAAGAGAGCAAGAAGGAACCTGAGAACAGCTGAACaatcacagaacaaaaacagcCCAGAAGTGCCCACAGCACATATGCTGAAATGCAGCCTTCTGTATCTGAAGCCCTCTTTCTCCTGAGCCTAAGAAGTTCATTGCCAATTTCAGTCCCCAACAAGGATAGGCCCACAACAGTTTGGATCCTTTCTATAATTCTGTACCACAGGATTCAGAGTGTAAGAGCATGGTGGCAGTcacccctccctgcctctccagGCCAGGACACAGCTGCACTCCCCATGGCTAGAGAGTTCAAAAGGATGGCGTTAGCTTTATGTACagggagaaaggctgagaaatcCTGCCATCTTTGTGCAGGCCCAGCCCTGCGTGGATCTACTGCCGGTGCAGTGTCAGTGGTGTATGGGGTGGGACAGAGGTCCCCCATGGGGAAACCAATGCCACACATACATCTGTGACTCATGGGCCTGGTGCTGAGTCATGCAGGGCCTGAAACCTTGGGCAGAAGTGGCATCGAACGAGAGGAACATGGGTCCTGGtgttgctgtgctgtgggaggaAGGACAGACCCTATGGGTGCCACACAGAAAGCCAAACAGACGTGTATTGTCTACTCCCACCTCACAGGGGGATTCAAAGGAAACAGAGCTGAACTCTGGAGATGAAGCATACTTAGTCCGGGGCTAATGAGTGCAATTTCAGAAATGGGTAGGTTTGATTATATGGATGAAATATAcatggaagaaatatttaccCTGAAGGCGATCAAGTCCTGGAGCAGATTGCCAAAGAGATGCTAATGGAGCTCCATCCTCAGAAGAGTTCAGACTTTGCCTGGACTTGATCCTAAGCAACCTGATCTGATGAGACCCACTCTGAAAACAGGGTTGGACTATGTGCGTGCTGGAGGTGCAGCCTGTGATCCTCTGGAGGAGGATCATGCACAGTCACCACATATCAGCCTTGGAGGGATGCTGTTGACAGATCAGTGTTTCTGTTAATTCCCAGGGTGACCCTTGATCACGTACCGATATCATTCATGGTATCAAAAGCGGGTAGAGGGAACAGCACTCATGCAAACTGCTGCTCATGTCTAAAGATGCATGAATTCATGGGTGCACTCACAGACACTCCTGGATGCATACTGAAGTATATTTGGGCACACACAGAGATAGTTGTGcacacagtgaagaaaacaaatactgctCTCCTGAACTCCAGGGTTCTGATTTGACTTTCTACTGTCTGTCAAGGAACATCCTGGCTTGCTGAGGCCCTGCTGTGTTTTACCTCCAGAAGATATTGAGTGGTGGAAGGCAAGGAATCCTGAGCAGCAACTCTATCTCCTTCCCACAGGAGTGAGGGGAAGGTCTAGAGAGAGGtttcttctgttgctgctgggtttgtctgagagctgagagctgctgctctttatTCTGGACTCAGATATCTACCTCTTGATCCAGGCTGGGAATACACTCATGTGTGGCCTATCAAGAAGGCCACAGCTTGGGCCTTGCACCTCCTACAGCTGTGAGCTAGGACACACGCTGGGATGGGTGCAGGACAGACCTATACAAGCCCATGAGGGGACGTGCAGGGAAATGGGAGCCGGGAGGAGCACACTAGGGCAGACAGAGCAGGGTGTAAAAGGGGCTGCAGCCTGTACTTGCGTGGCTGGGCCCTGCACATGAGCACCGCTGTCTGTCCTGTCCTATTCTTCTGGAATATTTCCTTACGTCTCCATAATCTCGCTCTGTCCCATGCACACATGTGCTGCAAGGAGAACGTAGCAATTCCTCATGCAGTAGCAGAAGTGCATTTAATGCTAGCTGCTGGAGTCAGACTCAGCACGAGGAcatccctgccctgtgctgtcagctgctggagccaggggtCCCCCAAGCAGGGAAAGGGGGTCTCAGCCTCCAGGAAAATGTGGCAAGTCCATTTGGGGGCTCCAAAAGCAGCTACTGGGGGTACTGGCCTGGGTGTATCTTCCCCAAATGGGCATGCTTGTCCCTGCCTGTGTGTCTCCCAGGTACGTGCTCAGCTACTATTGCCGTGAAGCCTGTAAATGGGAAAGTGGCAACTGTGCCCCTCAATCTGGGCAGAGACGCTCGACCGACAATGACAGCTCAATGGGCAGTGCCAGACAGCAGGGCCCCGTACGGTTTGGGGTGCTGTCGGGGCACTGTGTCCCCGGACccgttcctgctgctggctttccACACCTGCAGCAGTGCCGGCCACAGCTGTGATACCAGCGCACCACAGCACCAAGTTCCCAGGCCCAGCCCGGCCTGACCCGTTGCCCTCCACTGGGGACGCttcaggcaggcagctgctttctcctctcccccttctctcctctctccctacTCATCTCCTACCATGTTCACTgccctcctctctccttcccactCCCAAAGGAGATGCCGTAGCAGACGGGCAGCTGCTGTCTCCGCTCCCTCTCCCTTTCGCTCCATCTCCCactctctctccctctgcctctcctatcccgggctgggctgcaggacgGGCAGAGCCCCGCGGGCAGCAGCCGAAGCCCTGCCCACCCACAGGCGCCCAGCACTCGCAGCCCGGGACAGCCCCcgagcggccccggggcggagctggcggcgccgggcggcggcggcggggaggaggtGCCGCGGGCGGAGCAGagccggggctggcgggggcagcgcggcgcgggcggcggagcggcgggatgcggcagggccgggccgcAGGGCTGGCGGCGCTGGCCGCGGTGCTCCTGGGTGCGCGGGGCTGCCGGCgccggggacgggacgggacgggacgggacggggctgcCCTCGCTTCTGGCCCGCCGGCTTCTTACGGACCTCGCTCCCCTCTGGCCTCCCTCTGCAGCCATCCCGCCTGCCTCCAGCGAGCTCAGCCGGCCGTTGCCTCCCACCTTGCCttgctccctgccttcctcctctcctttcgGCACGTCCCCACTCATTCCTGCctgcttcccttctcctcctggctcGGACTCTTCTCCCAAACAGTCCTGCTCCGACTTGGTCCCCTAATAACCATTCCCAGTGAAATGCCTTTGTGTGCTTTCTATTGAGGGAATGCTCCCATCAGCTGTCAGCcgttttcttcttccctttcccactGTGTGACATTTTCGGTGtaggaaagacattttctgagttttctcctgctttctttctcGGCAGTGGCTGTGGGCAGAGCCCAGGTGCAGCAAGATCCATTGGCAGAGACCAGGGAGGGCATCGGCATCAACATCACCTGCTCACACCCCAACATCCAGATTGATGAAGTCATCCACTGGTACCGCCGTCTCCCGGGCCAAGGACCCGCATTCCTCACGAGCATTCGTAAAGACTCCAGAGCACTGACGGACCTGCCGGGGAGGCTCGAGGTGGCAGCAGACCGCCGGTCCAGCGCCCTGTGGCTCACCGAGCCCCGTCTTCGGGACGCGGCGGTGTATTACTGCGCCCTGAGAGCCACGGGGAGAGGAGCCGGGGCTGCGGCCGTGCAGGAACCGtggcgggcggggccgggcgtgTGTGGCGGGGGCGAGGCAGGGGCACAGCCCCCAGGGGGCGCTGCCGCTCCGCCCGCCAGGACCACCTCGTCCCGCAGCCGCGAGGGTTCCTCCGCCAGCCCGGCCCCTCCAAGGCACTTCGGTTCTGCTGAAAGGGTCTGGAGCCTGGGTGCAGCTGAACGGAgatggcagcagcctggcagaggtgTGTGCAGGGAAGAGGCACTGAAACACAGCCCCTCTCTCCTGAGCCCTCCTTTTCCTCACACTGCAACAATCACCCTCTATTTATGCCAACCTCAGGCCCCAAAAGTCAGGAAAAGTGGAAATGAGCATGAGGAAGTCCCTGCGAGTGCAGGTCCTGGGCCTGAGGAAAGCTGCTGCAGGCTTGGGGGCAAGTGGGCACCTTAGAGCAGCGTGGGGGCATGCAAACTGCCTGCTGTCTTTGCAGTGACTCAGCCCATGGGAGTGCAGAGTCCTCAGGGACTGGAGAATGCTGTGTATGGTCCATTACGGCGAACACCAATGCTGACTTGTGGAAGGTGATCAGCCCTGTATGTGTGCCATCACCTGGGCCCTGccaagtgctgtgctgggggcagtTGGGCCTCATGGGACACATGTTCCTGCCGCACATGCCCATTTGTGCTGGCCATAGCCCTGAGGTAGGGCAAACGAGGGAAGATGAGGGTGGAGTAGAAGCAGTCGGGTATCCCTGCACTTATTCCACCCATTCCCCACATCTGCCATCAATCTTCTGTCCCCAcctgcttccccagcacagcactgtcctGAGAAAGAAGAAGCCCGTTCCTAAGAGCCTACAGGGTGTCAAGCCTCCACAGCCTCACACAGACTCGTAACTTCTTCTGTGAGGACAGCACAGGTTGTGCTCTCTGTTTGCAGGACAGGGGGGAGCTGTGGGCAGAGATGCTGCAAGGCAAGGGTAGATTGCCCCTTGCTCTGTGAAAGTGAGGAATGTCTTCTTCAGCTCCAACGGGCATTGTCCAAGAGAGGACCCTCTGCAGCATGTCGCAACCTCCCATTGTTCTGGGAGTGGGGAAAAGGCTCCTTAAACACCCATCTTATACCCACCAAGGGCAAGACAATTCTCACTGGGCGGCTCAGGTGGGCATACGCAGAGGGAAGAAACATCTACAGCCAAGGCTGGGTTGCCGGAAACTTTAATGAGTgtagagaggaaaaggaggtcACTCTGAGCAGAGGCCCTTCAGTGCAGGGATCTCCAGGGCCTACTGAGAGACATGGGCCGAGTTTTCAGAAATCTCAGGGTAGCCCCTGGTCAGGCTCCTGCCAATGTTTGCCAGAGGAGGTGAGGAAGGTCCGTCATTCTGAAAGCAATTGCATGAAGACTCCTCCTTCTGTTGTCCAGCACCATGGTCGTGCTAGAACCCCAGGGCCATGGGCAGTGCCTTTAGCAGGGCAGGCATCTTCTGCCACAGTAGCGGCTGGAAATGCCTGAGAGATCACAGCACCCGGAGGTGATGGGGACGCCGtcacagctgaggatgctgccaacagcagcagaggtAGAGGATCCCACAACGGTGTTCtgtgggaaggagctgaggatggggccgggcagggtcacCACTACGGGAGAGGGCTCAATGACGACGGTGGAGTTCTGGCACTGCCTGACgcagggctcgttgcagctgctggccagcgGGGTCGGGCCACAGGGCCGGCATGGCAGGCACTGGTTATAGCAAGACATGTCTTGGGCTGGAGTTGAACCTTTGAGAGATGGCAGAAAGGAAGCATAGCACATGGGTAGGTGGGGAGTAGTCTGATTACCCAAAACAAAGGAGCCAAGACAACTGGTGATGGTGGATGTGAAGGTTGTGCCAGGAGGCTCATGGTCCTCATCGCTTTGTACTGACAGGGCCCTTCAAAGAGCAGCCAGACCAAAGAGACAATCACATTGCACATAACCCAAAAGGCTGCCTCTACACCATGTCACAGTCTCTCTCTACACAGAACGTCTCTCTCCACCATTCTACCATGTCAAGGAACTCCAAGGCCCAGCATAGCTCTGAACCACCACCAGATGAGATGTCTGTTGATGCAAGACCCCTTCTActtgagaagaggaggagagagggcttCAGACTCACCTGGTTACCAAGGAGGATGAGGCAACAGAATTGGAtgagagagcagagagctgggCTGCCTTTTATACTGGTACTTCATTGCCGCAGGCCCAGAGGCACCCTTGGCAGAGGTAACAATTTTCTGACAAGCTCTTCTTGAATGCAAACCATCCCAACAAATGATATGGGCTGTGCACTGGTTTCCTGCActgctgccttttcatttccagatcCAGGCCATGGCCATTCTGCAGTGATGGTTTCTTTAGAGTGCTGGCATGAAATGTCCAAGGATTTCTAGGGCAGGAATGCATCAGTGAGGGCAGAAGACTCACTGGAAGTGCTG
Encoded here:
- the LOC116498348 gene encoding feather keratin Cos1-2-like, giving the protein MPLDMGQLRPTIKASPAPCSIIHFSGLLLVGNQVHLLPPDMSCYDQCQPCQPCGPTPLASSCNEPCVRQCQNSTIVIQPSPVVVTLPGPILSSFPQNTAVGSSTSAAVGSILSCDGVPINSGCCDLSCITSRYCGSRCRPC